A window of the Gossypium hirsutum isolate 1008001.06 chromosome A03, Gossypium_hirsutum_v2.1, whole genome shotgun sequence genome harbors these coding sequences:
- the LOC107885982 gene encoding scarecrow-like protein 30, with protein sequence MDTTLFQDFPSSMYAFKFDHGAVPVYSNHDFVNNNNGFIKDSPPQVVPSPDSPVESWTTTNSEAHPLDNIPFANEMLKYINEMLMEEDMEEKTCMLQDCLALQAAEKSFYEVLGHEYPLSTDPIPAYTDQTGGSPGDFDSSLIQTSLVDSLERTSLFPDLQRGIPPSIEPSGSSLLGSKGRKNYERGDVDDLEQGRSNKQSAVSLDDSEQTDMFDDILLCKGENEDDPRCSLNESSQRVWPQKGTSKGGTARRKNGKKSEVVDLWSLLTQCAQAVTINDQRTANELLKQISQNSSTTGDGTQRLAHYFADALKTRLAGMGAPSYSPLVSNRTSAADILKAYRVLVLACPFKKMMHFYANKKIMKVAEKATTLHIVDFGICYGFQWPCLIQRLSARAGGPPKLRITGIEFPQPGFRPAERVEETGRRLKRYCEKFKVPFEYNVIAKKWETIQLEELKIKKDEVVIVNCMYRLKNLPDDTLSSTSARDIVLKLIRSINPEFFIHGISNGTYNAPFFVTRFREALFHFSAMFDIFEANVPRDDPQRMMFEREVIGRDIMNVVACEGIERVERPETYKQWQARTLRAGFKQIPLDQDLVKKVTNMVQSNYHRDFIIDVDGRWMLQGWKGRVIFALSCWKPVKN encoded by the coding sequence ATGGATACTACCCTTTTCCAAGATTTTCCCAGTTCCATGTATGCGTTCAAATTCGATCATGGAGCAGTCCCAGTATATTCAAATCACGACTTCGTCAATAATAATAATGGGTTCATTAAAGATAGTCCTCCACAGGTTGTTCCGAGTCCAGACTCACCTGTTGAGTCATGGACAACAACGAATTCAGAGGCACATCCCCTTGACAACATCCCTTTTGCCAATGAGATGCTCAAGTACATAAATGAGATGTTAATGGAAGAAGACATGGAAGAAAAGACCTGTATGTTGCAGGATTGCTTAGCTCTCCAAGCCGCTGAAAAATCATTCTATGAAGTCCTTGGCCATGAATATCCACTTTCAACGGATCCTATCCCTGCATATACAGATCAAACTGGTGGTAGTCCAGGTGATTTCGACTCCTCTTTGATCCAAACATCTCTTGTTGATTCTCTTGAAAGGACCTCTTTGTTCCCAGATTTACAAAGAGGGATTCCCCCATCAATAGAGCCTTCTGGCAGCAGCTTATTAGGGTCAAAGGGAAGGAAAAATTATGAACGAGGAGATGTTGATGACTTGGAACAAGGTAGGAGCAACAAGCAATCTGCTGTTTCCCTTGATGATTCAGAGCAAACAGATATGTTTGATGATATACTGCTTTGCAAAGGTGAAAACGAGGATGATCCAAGGTGTTCTCTTAATGAGAGTTCGCAACGTGTTTGGCCGCAGAAAGGGACATCTAAAGGTGGAACAGCACGCAGGAAGAACGGCAAGAAAAGTGAGGTGGTCGATCTGTGGAGTCTCCTCACTCAATGTGCACAAGCTGTCACCATTAATGACCAAAGGACCGCAAATGAGCTGTTGAAACAGATAAGTCAAAACTCTTCTACAACTGGAGACGGAACCCAAAGATTGGCTCATTACTTTGCGGATGCACTTAAGACACGTTTGGCTGGGATGGGGGCACCATCGTATTCACCATTGGTAAGCAATAGGACATCAGCTGCTGATATCTTAAAAGCTTACAGAGTTCTTGTTTTAGCTTGCCCTTTTAAGAAAATGATGCATTTCTACGCGAATAAGAAGATAATGAAGGTTGCAGAAAAGGCAACCACACTCCACATCGTTGATTTTGGCATTTGTTATGGTTTTCAATGGCCTTGCCTCATACAGCGTCTCTCAGCAAGAGCTGGTGGACCTCCCAAGCTTCGTATTACCGGCATCGAGTTCCCACAACCAGGATTCCGGCCAGCTGAAAGGGTTGAAGAGACAGGACGTCGCTTGAAAAGATATTGTGAGAAATTCAAAGTCCCATTTGAGTACAACGTGATAGCAAAGAAATGGGAAACCATCCAACTGGAAGAACTAAAGATCAAGAAAGATGAAGTTGTCATCGTGAACTGCATGTATCGGCTAAAGAACCTCCCCGATGATACGCTGTCATCAACCAGCGCGAGGGACATTGTTCTGAAACTGATCAGAAGCATCAACCCAGAGTTTTTCATCCATGGGATTTCAAATGGGACTTATAATGCTCCATTCTTTGTCACAAGGTTCCGGGAGGCACTCTTCCATTTCTCAGCTATGTTTGATATATTTGAAGCAAATGTGCCTCGGGATGATCCACAAAGGATGATGTTTGAGAGGGAAGTAATTGGGAGGGACATAATGAATGTTGTTGCATGTGAGGGAATTGAGAGGGTTGAAAGGCCAGAGACATACAAGCAATGGCAGGCTAGGACACTGAGGGCAGGGTTCAAGCAGATTCCATTGGATCAGGACCTTGTGAAGAAAGTGACAAATATGGTCCAATCCAATTATCATAGGGATTTTATCATAGATGTGGATGGCCGCTGGATGCTGCAGGGATGGAAGGGGAGAGTTATTTTTGCCCTTTCATGTTGGAAACCTGTGAAGAATTAA
- the LOC107885983 gene encoding uncharacterized protein — protein sequence MAKRELSSTLRGLKFMQRAAQREDKVKKEEVKPEESSAITRKCVVIMEGDPHPGAVVGRMSFLSFNPSIDKLNEEASNACRPNASGGRTLSSENGSASEAANCSKVGTESTDSGDLKRKQSEMDSEPHKSPKRVHGVQSSPSTSKGSKKQSKRVKLD from the exons ATGGCGAAACGAGAGCTCTCGAGTACTTTGAGGGGCTTGAAG TTCATGCAAAGGGCTGCTCAGAGAGAGGATAAAGTTAAGAAAGAAGAGGTTAAACCTGAAGAGAGTAGTGCTATTACTAGAAAATG TGTGGTCATTATGGAAGGGGATCCCCATCCAGGAGCAGTTGTTGGACGGATGTCATTTCTTAGTTTCAATCCTTCTATTGAT AAACTAAATGAAGAAGCATCAAATGCATGTCGGCCAAATGCCTCTGGTGGAAGAACTTTATCTAG TGAAAATGGATCTGCATCCGAAGCGGCTAACTGCTCGAAGGTTGGCACAGAATCCACAGATAGTGGAGACCTTAAGCGAAAACAATCTGAAATGGATTCTGAACCACATAAATCACCAAAAAGAGTTCATGGAGTTCAATCATCACCAAGCACTAGTAAAGGCTCCAAGAAGCAGTCAAAGCGTGTGAAGCTGGATTGA
- the LOC107885980 gene encoding ubiquitin recognition factor in ER-associated degradation protein 1 — MDRGNERFEQCYRCYSVSFINKAHLEKGDKAIMPPSALDRLASLHVDFPLLFELTNAPVGRVSHCGVLEFIADEGLMYLAHWMMENLLLEEGDIVLVKSTSLAKATYVKLQLHTMDFLDISNPKAILEITLRSYSCLTVGDTIMVPYNDKKYYIDIVEAKPSPAVSVIETDCEVDFAPPLDYKEFEKPAPSLHSNKRPLEVEEELPRKIKFVPFSGSARRLDGELAAMPVSPLLKQNSNVGNETVASGSYTSRQQAGKLVFGSNGNRPQNKTTKVAMKNSSQEPRREKQPVQAFTGKKYKLMG; from the exons ATG GACCGTGGCAATGAAAGATTTGAACAATGTTATCGATGTTACTCTGTCTCTTTCATTAATAAG GCACATCTAGAGAAAGGAGATAAAG ctattatgcCTCCCTCAGCTCTTGATCGCCTTG CATCTTTGCATGTTGATTTCCCATTGCTATTCgagttgacaaatgctcctgtggGGCGAGTTTCTCATTGCGGGGTTCTAGAATTTATTGCAGATGAGGGCCTGATGTACTTAGCACACTGG ATGATGGAGAACTTGCTCCTTGAAGAGGGAGATATTGTACTGGTGAAGAGTACTAGCTTAGCAAAGGCAACCTATGTGAAGCTGCAACTACACACTATGGACTTTTTGGACATCTCCAACCCCAAAGCAAT CTTGGAAATTACGCTGAGGAGTTACTCTTGCTTAACCGTCGGTGACACTATCATGGTCCCCTATAATGATAAGAAGTATTATATTGATATAGTTGAAGCAAAACCTTCCCCTGCAGTCAGTGTAATTGAAACTGATTGTGAAGTGGACTTTGCACCTCCTCTTGATTATAAAGAATTTGAAAAGCCAGCTCCCTCTCTACACTCAAACAAGAGGCCACTTGAAG TTGAAGAAGAGCTGCCAAGAAAAATCAAGTTCGTCCCTTTCAGCGGTTCAGCAAGGCGCTTGGATGGCGAACTGGCTGCAATGCCTGTCTCTCCTTTgcttaaacaaaattcaaatgtTGGTAATGAAACTGTTGCTTCCGGAAGCTATACTTCACGTCAACAGGCTGGAAAGCTTGTGTTCGGTTCGAAtggaaatcggccccaaaataaaacaacaaaa GTTGCCATGAAGAATAGCAGTCAAGAACCAAGGAGAGAGAAACAACCAGTTCAAGCCTTCACTGGGAAAAAGTATAAACTGATGGGATGA
- the LOC107885981 gene encoding uncharacterized protein C24B11.05 isoform X1, whose product MEYEDQINQAMDPKYECLLFDLDDTLYPLTSGISSEVTKNIQEYMIKKLGIKENVPELCVSLYKHYGTTMAGLKAIGYNFEYDDFHSFVHGRLPYAMLKPDPVLRNLLLSIPIRKIFCIQIFTNADKNHAVRVLNRLGLEDCFEGIICFETLNPINKENPSAADDIKPDTAILDINGYCSAVLDSELKLPSTPVVCKPFENAFEQVFKIAKINPQKTLFFDDSIRNLQTGKKMGLHAVWVGTSHRTDGVDYALESIHNIREALPELWEATDEKTKNIRYSGKISIETTVRA is encoded by the exons ATGGAATATGAAGATCAGATCAACCAGGCCATGGACCCCAAATACGAATGTCTTTTATTTG ATCTAGACGACACTCTTTATCCTCTGACTTCTGGTATATCAAGTGAAGTTACCAAGAACATTCAAG AATATATGATTAAGAAGCTTGGAATCAAGGAAAATGTTCCTGAATTATGTGTTTCACTGTATAAGCATTATGGCACAACAATGGCTGGTTTAAAG gCTATTGGTTATAACTTTGAGTATGATGATTTTCATAG TTTCGTTCATGGGAGACTGCCCTATGCAATGCTAAAACCTGACCCTGTTTTAAGGAATCTCTTGCTTAGCATACCAATTCGGAAAATA TTTTGCATTCAGATTTTCACCAATGCAGATAAGAACCATGCTGTCAGGGTGCTCAACAGGTTGGGATTGGAGGACTGCTTCGAAGGGATTATATGTTTCGAGACTCTGAATCCCATAAACAAAGAAAACCCTTCAGCTGCTGATGATATCAAACCAGACACTGCCATTCTTGACATCAATGGATACTGCAGTGCTGTTCTTGATTCTGAGCTTAAGCTTCCAAGTACTCCTGTTGTCTGCAAACCATTCGAGAACGCATTCGAACAAGTTTTTAAGATTGCCAAAATCAACCCTCAGAAAACG TTGTTTTTTGATGACAGCATCCGCAATCTACAAACTGGTAAAAAGATGGGCCTTCACGCTGTGTGG GTCGGAACTTCTCACCGGACCGACGGTGTGGATTATGCCTTAGAGAGCATCCACAATATCCGGGAAGCATTGCCTGAGCTCTGGGAAGCTACAGATGAGAAGACTAAGAACATTCGGTATTCCGGCAAGATCTCCATTGAGACAACTGTTAGAGCTTAG
- the LOC107885981 gene encoding uncharacterized protein C24B11.05 isoform X2: MEYEDQINQAMDPKYECLLFDLDDTLYPLTSGISSEVTKNIQEYMIKKLGIKENVPELCVSLYKHYGTTMAGLKAIGYNFEYDDFHSFVHGRLPYAMLKPDPVLRNLLLSIPIRKIIFTNADKNHAVRVLNRLGLEDCFEGIICFETLNPINKENPSAADDIKPDTAILDINGYCSAVLDSELKLPSTPVVCKPFENAFEQVFKIAKINPQKTLFFDDSIRNLQTGKKMGLHAVWVGTSHRTDGVDYALESIHNIREALPELWEATDEKTKNIRYSGKISIETTVRA, encoded by the exons ATGGAATATGAAGATCAGATCAACCAGGCCATGGACCCCAAATACGAATGTCTTTTATTTG ATCTAGACGACACTCTTTATCCTCTGACTTCTGGTATATCAAGTGAAGTTACCAAGAACATTCAAG AATATATGATTAAGAAGCTTGGAATCAAGGAAAATGTTCCTGAATTATGTGTTTCACTGTATAAGCATTATGGCACAACAATGGCTGGTTTAAAG gCTATTGGTTATAACTTTGAGTATGATGATTTTCATAG TTTCGTTCATGGGAGACTGCCCTATGCAATGCTAAAACCTGACCCTGTTTTAAGGAATCTCTTGCTTAGCATACCAATTCGGAAAATA ATTTTCACCAATGCAGATAAGAACCATGCTGTCAGGGTGCTCAACAGGTTGGGATTGGAGGACTGCTTCGAAGGGATTATATGTTTCGAGACTCTGAATCCCATAAACAAAGAAAACCCTTCAGCTGCTGATGATATCAAACCAGACACTGCCATTCTTGACATCAATGGATACTGCAGTGCTGTTCTTGATTCTGAGCTTAAGCTTCCAAGTACTCCTGTTGTCTGCAAACCATTCGAGAACGCATTCGAACAAGTTTTTAAGATTGCCAAAATCAACCCTCAGAAAACG TTGTTTTTTGATGACAGCATCCGCAATCTACAAACTGGTAAAAAGATGGGCCTTCACGCTGTGTGG GTCGGAACTTCTCACCGGACCGACGGTGTGGATTATGCCTTAGAGAGCATCCACAATATCCGGGAAGCATTGCCTGAGCTCTGGGAAGCTACAGATGAGAAGACTAAGAACATTCGGTATTCCGGCAAGATCTCCATTGAGACAACTGTTAGAGCTTAG